The window TCTGACCCGGCACGCGACCCAAAGGCACAGCGGATCGATCGTGTCGGCAGAATCGATGCCGCGATCATCGCGATGGCTGGGGGCGGGACATCATCCGGCATGGGATCGGGTGGCATGGCCTCCAAGATCGAAGCGGCCCAGATCGCTGCGAGCGCAGGGGTGGATCTCGTGATCGTATCGGGCTTGCACGACCACCCCCTCGCGCGACTGGCCCAGGGGGGATGCGGTACGCTGTTTGTCGCAGACGGCTCAACGCGAGCAAAAAAAGCCTGGCTTGCCGGTCGCCTGACCGTCAAGGGCTCGGTTCATGTCGATGCCGGAGCAGTCAAGGCACTGAAAGGTGGGGCCAGCCTTCTCCCCGCAGGCGCAAAATCGATTGAAGGCAAATTTGCTCGCGGCGATGTGATTTCGATCATCGGACCGGACGGGGTCGCGATTGCGCGCGGCCTGTCCGAATATGACAGTGCGGATGCGGAGCGCATTGCCGGAAAACGCAGTGATGCCTTGGCCGCCGTCCTTGGCTACTCTCCTCGAGCCGCTCTCATCCACCGCGATCATATGGTCATGTTATGACCAAGGCCGTTCTCGCGATCACAGGGGGTACCGGATTTGTTGGAAGAACCCTGATACGGCTTGCCAGGTCGCAAGGGCACCTTGTGCGTGCACTGACCCGTTCACCGCAGGCTGAGCAGGATGGTGTTGAATGGATTTCGGGCGCGCTTGATCGTCCGGAAAGCCTTCACATGCTCGTCAAGGGAAGCGACGCAGTCATTCATGTTGCAGGTGTCGTGAATGCGCCGGATCGCGCGGGCTTTGAGGTTGGCAACGTCGCCGGGACACTGGCGATGATCCAAGCGACGCGCGAAGCCGGCGTTCGCCGGTTCGTCCATGTCTCGTCTTTGGCCGCACGGGAGCCCGAACTGTCAATCTATGGCTGGTCCAAGGCCAAGGCAGAAACGCTCGTGCAGGCAAGCGGCCTGGATTGGTCCATCATCCGTCCGCCCGCCATTTTCGGGCCAGAAGACCGCGAAATGCTTGACCTGTTCCGCATGGCACGGTTGGGTTATCTCGTGCTGCCGCCTGAGGGCCGGATTTCAGTCATCGAGGTGAGCGACCTCGCGCGGCTCCTTCTGGCGGTACTCTCTACCCAAGACGCGCAGGCGCAAATCTTCGAAGCCGATGACGGGCTGGCAGGCGGATGGAGCCACGGCAGTTTTGGAAAGGCCATCGGGTTTGCTGTTGGCAAGGATGTCAAAACCTTCTCCGCGTCGGCCCGTCTTATGGAATGGGCTGCAAAGCTGGACGGATTCTTCCGGGGATCAGGCGCGAAGCTTACAGCCGATCGGGTCCGCTATTTTTGCCATCCTGACTGGGTGATCAATTCCGACAAGAGGCCACCTGCTTCCCTATGGTTGCCCGAAGTGGACACACTCAGCGGGCTGCAATCAACGGCGCGCGCCTATGTCGAAGCGGGCTGGCTGAAACGCTGATCAGGGGGCGCGCCCAAACAGGGTGCCTATCCATGGCGCCCAGCGCTGCCAGCCGCCATGCAGGGAAAACCACTCCCATTGCGCCGCAAAAATCAGGCTGACTGTCGTCAACAGGCCGACGGTCAACGTCTGCCAATGCCCAAAATACCCGGCCACTGCCACGGCCAGAAGGAGGATGTTGCCGACAAAATGGGAAAGTGGCGGGTAACGCTGATCGCTTGTGACCCATTTGAACATCTGGTTGCCAAACAGGAAAAGGATAGGTCCGCCGCATGCGGACATGAGGTAAATGCGATCCGAGACAGCGGCCGGTGCAGCCAGCATCTTCGCGTCTGCGACGGCAATCACGATAATACCGGCAACGATCGGCATGTGCAGATATGTATAGGCATTGCGTGCGATAAACCCCACATTGTCAGAGGCACTGATCATTGATGAGGCGCGCTTTGCGCCGATATCGAAATATATCCACCAAAGCGTTGCGCTGCCAACAAAGCTTGCCACAAACGCCGCCGTGGTCGGCCCGTCGTGCGGAAGTGAGGCATAAGTGGCGCCCGTCACAAGGACAGCCTCGCCGAGCGCAATGATGATGAAGAGGGCGCACCGTTCGGCCATGTGTCCGCCCGAAATGTCCCAGTCTGCCCCGGTAGAGCGCCCAAGGAAGGGCATTCGGAAGAAGACCATCGGCCCTGCATATTCGATCACAATGGCCACCGCCCATAATATTGTCCGCAAACCTGCGTCGACCAAGGCTCCCCAGAGCCAGAATGGCCCTGACAGCATGAAATAGAAGCTGACCCGCACAAAATTGCGCGCTCGTGCGTCATTGACCCCTCGCGAGGCCCAGACCATGTAGAGGCTTCTGAAGAGCTGCATCGCAATATAGCTTGCGGCAAACAGTAGCCCGTCCGCACCAAAGGCATCGGGAATTGCAATTGCCAGAGCAAGCCCGCCAAGCATCATCAGGATCAGCATCAGCCGGACATTGGCCCGTTCCGGATCGAGCCAGTTGGTGGTCCAGCTTGTGTAGATCCAAACCCACCAGACCGGAAGGAAGAGGAGGATTGTCTTGAGGGCCCCATCCGGCGTCAGGTGGGAGAGAAGCCGGTGCGACAATTGGGTAATCGCAAAGACGAATACCAGATCGAAAAAGAGTTCGATGTAGGTAACCAGACTATGATCATGGGCCGCACGGTCCCGAAACAAATGCGGGCGAGGCCTCACGGAAGCCAATCCATCAATGCATGCGTAACAGCATCACGCGCTTCCCAAGGTACGAAATGGCCAGCACCTTCGATCCTGGCGATCGTGAGATCGTCGATCAGCGAGTCAAGTCCGTCGAGCATGCATGGAAGCAAGGCCTTGTCGCCCATGCCCCAGATTATCAGCACGGGCATCATCAATTTCGGAAAGGGCGCATCCAGGAAGGGCGGGCGAGGTACTATTTCATCCATGGCAGGTACTGTCATTGGCGATGCGCGGTACCAGTTGAACATGGCTGTCAAGGCGCCCGGTTGAGCCCATTGCTTCAGGTAGATCGCCCGTTCTTCCGGGCTGACATCGTCCTGTGTAAAATAACGCATGAAACTGTGATCAAAGAACCATTCAAGGCCATTTTCCGCAATACGCCTTTCCAGCTCATCATCCCGAAAAGTCCGAATATACTGGGAAGCAGCACGTTGTCCCAAGTCTTCGACCAGCATTTTCTGGAAGACATACGGGTGCGGCGCATTTGCGATCACCAGTCTTTCGACCCGGTCTGGACGGCCCAGCGCTGCGGCCCAGCCGATTGCGCCGCCCCAATCGTGGGCAGCGATCGTGAAGCGATCAACCCCTAGCACGTCAGCAAGAGCAAACACGTCCGCAACCAGCTTTGGCACGGCGTAGTCAGAGACTGATGGCGGCTTGGACGAACCCGCATATCCCCGCTGATCGGGTGCGATACAGTAATATCGCTTCGAAAGCGCCGCAATCTGGTGCCGCCAGGTGCGATGGGATTCCGGAAATCCGTGCAAAAAAATTATGGCTGGATTGGCGGTGTCTCCTGCCGTCCAGACATCAAGCTCAACGCCAGTTGAAAGCGCCAGTCGCTGCGGGGGAAGTTCGTTCAATCGCTGCTCCGGGTCAGAGGGACATCCGGAATGGGAATGAACTCATCCCCTTCGCCGGGCACATGGGGAAAGCGGCCATTACGCCAATCATCCTTGGCCTGATTGATCCGGTCTCGCGAGGAAGAGACGAAATTCCACCAGACATGGCGCGGCGTCGCAAAGGCTTCACCGCCGAGCAGTATGACCCGACATGCTGTTTC of the Aquisediminimonas profunda genome contains:
- the proB gene encoding glutamate 5-kinase yields the protein MVPALDRDAVPRLVVKVGSALLVDADGNVRRAWLETLVADIADRVALGQQIAIVSSGAIALGARRLKLPKGGRASLEDAQAAAATGQIALSQCWAELLAAHGLTAAQMLVTLDDLEDRRRYLNASATLHRLIGLGVVPVINENDSVATAEIRFGDNDRLAARIAQAAGAQGVVLLSDVDGLFTSDPARDPKAQRIDRVGRIDAAIIAMAGGGTSSGMGSGGMASKIEAAQIAASAGVDLVIVSGLHDHPLARLAQGGCGTLFVADGSTRAKKAWLAGRLTVKGSVHVDAGAVKALKGGASLLPAGAKSIEGKFARGDVISIIGPDGVAIARGLSEYDSADAERIAGKRSDALAAVLGYSPRAALIHRDHMVML
- a CDS encoding SDR family oxidoreductase, whose amino-acid sequence is MTKAVLAITGGTGFVGRTLIRLARSQGHLVRALTRSPQAEQDGVEWISGALDRPESLHMLVKGSDAVIHVAGVVNAPDRAGFEVGNVAGTLAMIQATREAGVRRFVHVSSLAAREPELSIYGWSKAKAETLVQASGLDWSIIRPPAIFGPEDREMLDLFRMARLGYLVLPPEGRISVIEVSDLARLLLAVLSTQDAQAQIFEADDGLAGGWSHGSFGKAIGFAVGKDVKTFSASARLMEWAAKLDGFFRGSGAKLTADRVRYFCHPDWVINSDKRPPASLWLPEVDTLSGLQSTARAYVEAGWLKR
- a CDS encoding low temperature requirement protein A codes for the protein MRPRPHLFRDRAAHDHSLVTYIELFFDLVFVFAITQLSHRLLSHLTPDGALKTILLFLPVWWVWIYTSWTTNWLDPERANVRLMLILMMLGGLALAIAIPDAFGADGLLFAASYIAMQLFRSLYMVWASRGVNDARARNFVRVSFYFMLSGPFWLWGALVDAGLRTILWAVAIVIEYAGPMVFFRMPFLGRSTGADWDISGGHMAERCALFIIIALGEAVLVTGATYASLPHDGPTTAAFVASFVGSATLWWIYFDIGAKRASSMISASDNVGFIARNAYTYLHMPIVAGIIVIAVADAKMLAAPAAVSDRIYLMSACGGPILFLFGNQMFKWVTSDQRYPPLSHFVGNILLLAVAVAGYFGHWQTLTVGLLTTVSLIFAAQWEWFSLHGGWQRWAPWIGTLFGRAP
- a CDS encoding alpha/beta fold hydrolase, giving the protein MNELPPQRLALSTGVELDVWTAGDTANPAIIFLHGFPESHRTWRHQIAALSKRYYCIAPDQRGYAGSSKPPSVSDYAVPKLVADVFALADVLGVDRFTIAAHDWGGAIGWAAALGRPDRVERLVIANAPHPYVFQKMLVEDLGQRAASQYIRTFRDDELERRIAENGLEWFFDHSFMRYFTQDDVSPEERAIYLKQWAQPGALTAMFNWYRASPMTVPAMDEIVPRPPFLDAPFPKLMMPVLIIWGMGDKALLPCMLDGLDSLIDDLTIARIEGAGHFVPWEARDAVTHALMDWLP